Proteins encoded in a region of the Leopardus geoffroyi isolate Oge1 chromosome E2, O.geoffroyi_Oge1_pat1.0, whole genome shotgun sequence genome:
- the LOC123578956 gene encoding ferritin light chain-like — protein MPHLQCARRSAGSASCFNRAWTDQTQGHPLFQPQTTLQPPLKSQPPEPPSQPPSASGANQHRFLSLAPCCRPIMSSQGRQNYSPEVEASVNSLVNMHLRASNTYLSLGFYFDSSDVALQGLGHFFRELALKKREGAQRLLKLQNQRSGSALFQDVQKPSHDEWGKALDAMEMALVLEKNLNEAILDLHALGSARADAYLCDFLENHFLGEEVKLIKQMGSHLTNLRRLAGPQAALGEYLFERLTFKLD, from the coding sequence ATGCCACATCTGCAGTGCGCCCGGCGGTCTGCTGGATCTGCCTCGTGCTTCAACAGAGCTTGGACTGACCAGACCCAGGGACACCCCTTATTCCAGCCTCAGACCACCCTCCAGCCGCCTTTAAAGTCTCAACCCCCGGAACCACCTTCTCagccaccctctgcctctggggCCAACCAACACCGTTTTTTGAGCTTAGCGCCTTGTTGCCGACCAATCATGAGCTCTCAGGGTCGTCAGAATTATTCCCCCGAGGTGGAGGCCTCCGTCAACAGCCTGGTCAACATGCATCTGCGGGCCTCCAACACCTAcctctctctgggcttctatTTCGACAGCAGCGATGTGGCTCTGCAGGGCTTGGGCCACTTCTTCCGCGAGTTAGCCCTGAAGAAGCGTGAGGGTGCCCAGCGGCTCTTGAAGTTGCAAAACCAGCGGAGCGGCAGCGCGCTCTTCCAGGACGTGCAGAAGCCGTCGCACGACGAGTGGGGTAAAGCCCTGGACGCCATGGAAATGGCTCTAGTCCTGGAGAAGAACCTGAATGAGGCAATTTTGGATCTGCATGCCCTGGGTTCTGCCCGTGCCGACGCTTATCTCTGTGACTTCCTGGAGAACCACTTCCTGGGCGAGGAGGTGAAACTCATCAAGCAGATGGGCAGCCACCTGACCAACCTCCGCAGGCTGGCCGGCCCTCAGGCCGCGCTGGGCGAGTATCTCTTCGAAAGGCTCACCTTCAAGCTCGACTAG
- the LOC123578957 gene encoding EP300-interacting inhibitor of differentiation 2-like has protein sequence MSELPPDSGVRQTDAANSHRDAPRAEVGGGRREPAPAGPAEPEEGPVAAPGEARDAQVARVLAEPAEEEGAQARPRSRPGNGPGLAALPYLRLRHPLSVLGINYQQFLRHYLEHYPIAPGRIQELGERRRRFVEACRAREAAFDAEYQRNPQRMDFDILTFTVALTASEVINPLIEELGCDKYISRE, from the coding sequence ATGTCCGAGCTGCCCCCCGACAGCGGTGTCCGGCAGACGGACGCGGCGAATAGCCACCGCGACGCCCCGCGGGCGGAGGTAGGCGGCGGGAGGCGGGAGCCGGCCCCGGCGGGGCCTGCGGAGCCCGAGGAAGGTCCGGTGGCGGCGCCCGGGGAGGCCCGCGACGCACAGGTAGCCCGAGTGTTGGCGGAGCCAGCGGAGGAAGAGGGTGCGCAGGCCAGACCCCGATCCCGGCCCGGGAACGGCCCGGGGCTGGCTGCGTTGCCGTACCTCCGCCTCCGTCACCCACTTAGCGTTTTAGGAATCAATTACCAGCAGTTCCTGCGCCACTACCTGGAACACTACCCGATCGCTCCGGGCAGAATTCAGGAGCTGGGAGAACGCCGCAGGAGGTTTGTGGAGGCCTGCAGAGCCCGGGAAGCAGCGTTTGATGCCGAGTACCAGCGGAATCCCCAGAGGATGGattttgacattttgacattTACGGTAGCCCTCACTGCGTCCGAGGTCATCAATCCTCTGATAGAGGAACTTGGTTGTGACAAGTACATAAGTAGAGAATAG